One Moorella sp. E308F DNA segment encodes these proteins:
- a CDS encoding DUF2283 domain-containing protein, which produces MKFRYDPDADAVYIRFNDNSIYETEEISQGVLLDIDEEGKLVGLEILNASKKLGKPPLTVEVELPKTATI; this is translated from the coding sequence ATGAAGTTTCGTTATGATCCAGATGCTGACGCCGTATATATTCGTTTTAATGACAACTCTATTTATGAAACTGAAGAAATATCCCAGGGTGTATTGTTGGACATCGATGAAGAAGGCAAGCTGGTAGGCCTGGAGATTCTTAATGCATCTAAAAAATTGGGAAAGCCCCCTTTAACTGTGGAGGTAGAGCTACCGAAGACGGCTACTATATAG
- a CDS encoding HlyD family secretion protein, giving the protein MSRKLVVILVLVLALAGAGAIAFYYYYENLNYASTDDARVAADTVTVTPEIAGKLLEWRVQEGDEVKAGQVLGRQDLESTLTSSAVNPQALGTAAGVMARKAEIRAPIDGRVLQSKAVVGQMAAPGMTLAIIADTNNLYISANIKETVIARVKVGQAVDVRIDAYPGRVFSGRVTSIGRATTSVFSLLPAQNASGNYTKVTQVIPVKIQLVDAGDVQLMPGMNATVRIHI; this is encoded by the coding sequence TTGTCAAGGAAGCTGGTAGTCATCCTGGTGCTGGTTCTGGCCCTGGCCGGTGCCGGCGCCATTGCCTTTTACTACTACTATGAAAACCTCAACTATGCCAGCACTGACGACGCCCGGGTGGCGGCGGATACGGTGACGGTAACCCCGGAAATAGCGGGGAAACTCCTGGAATGGCGCGTCCAGGAAGGTGATGAGGTAAAAGCCGGGCAGGTTCTGGGCCGGCAGGACCTGGAATCTACCCTGACTTCCAGCGCCGTCAATCCCCAGGCCCTGGGTACGGCGGCCGGCGTCATGGCCCGCAAGGCGGAAATCCGGGCGCCTATAGACGGCCGGGTGCTGCAATCCAAGGCGGTGGTGGGGCAAATGGCGGCGCCGGGCATGACCCTGGCCATTATTGCCGACACCAATAACCTCTACATCAGCGCCAACATCAAGGAGACTGTCATTGCCAGGGTCAAGGTAGGCCAGGCGGTGGACGTGCGGATTGACGCTTACCCGGGCCGGGTCTTCAGCGGCCGGGTGACGTCCATCGGCCGGGCGACGACGTCGGTGTTTTCCCTGCTGCCGGCCCAGAATGCCAGCGGCAATTATACCAAGGTGACCCAGGTCATCCCGGTGAAGATCCAGCTCGTTGACGCCGGCGATGTGCAGCTGATGCCGGGGATGAACGCTACGGTGCGGATTCATATTTAG
- a CDS encoding DHA2 family efflux MFS transporter permease subunit → MAGREREQAGAGADLPATGHGRQDSWVVPVLVALIGAFMSILDSSIVNVAIPTIMHVFNTDTSTVEWVVTIYMLALGVVVPLSGWLGDRLGFKKLYILALVIFTFGSLLCALSWNIDSLIAARVVQALGGGLIMPTTMAMIYRMVPRDRIGSAMGVLGIALFVAPAIGPTLGGYLVEYVDWRWIFTINLPIGVLGVLLSLVLLPDFPATGAGSLDIGGAITAAVGLFTLLLALSKGADWGWTAEATVLLFYTSAVSLGLFVYLELTCPNPLLDLRVFRYPAFTLANLMVVVTTIGLFGGIFYVPLFLQTIRGLGAMETGLLSMPGALVSALMMPVTGRLYDRIGPRLMAVTGLVVLAITTYLFHFLDIVTPDRVIITWLILRSVSMSFASMPAQTAALAGLPPELVGRASAMTNIINRVSGSFGIAILTSILNHRTALHTMQLASQVTADNPAVVTFFQRVDAYLGGGMPAAQVKSLAITYLAGLVSRAAFVRGIDDIFIVMAGFALAGVIPAFFLQKGPGGARPGFGGGE, encoded by the coding sequence ATGGCCGGGCGTGAGCGGGAACAGGCCGGGGCGGGAGCAGACCTGCCGGCAACCGGCCATGGACGGCAGGACTCCTGGGTTGTCCCCGTCCTGGTGGCCCTCATCGGGGCTTTTATGTCTATCCTGGATTCCAGCATCGTCAACGTGGCCATCCCCACCATCATGCACGTTTTTAACACCGATACCAGCACGGTCGAATGGGTGGTCACCATTTACATGCTGGCGCTGGGGGTCGTCGTCCCCTTAAGCGGCTGGCTGGGGGACAGGCTGGGCTTTAAAAAGCTGTACATCCTCGCCCTGGTCATCTTCACCTTCGGTTCTCTTTTGTGTGCTTTGAGCTGGAACATCGATTCCCTCATCGCGGCCCGGGTGGTCCAGGCCCTGGGCGGCGGCTTGATCATGCCCACCACTATGGCCATGATTTACCGCATGGTGCCCCGCGACAGGATCGGCAGCGCCATGGGGGTGCTGGGGATCGCCCTCTTTGTAGCTCCGGCCATCGGGCCGACCCTGGGCGGCTACCTGGTGGAGTATGTTGACTGGCGCTGGATCTTTACCATCAACCTGCCTATCGGGGTGCTGGGGGTGCTGCTTTCCCTGGTCCTCCTGCCCGACTTTCCGGCTACCGGGGCGGGTAGCCTGGATATCGGCGGGGCCATCACCGCGGCGGTAGGACTTTTTACCCTCCTGTTAGCCTTGAGCAAGGGAGCGGACTGGGGCTGGACCGCGGAAGCCACTGTCCTCCTGTTTTACACCAGCGCCGTTTCCCTGGGCCTTTTTGTGTACCTGGAGCTTACCTGTCCTAATCCCCTGCTGGACCTGCGGGTGTTCCGCTATCCGGCCTTTACCCTAGCCAATCTCATGGTGGTGGTGACCACCATCGGCCTGTTTGGGGGCATCTTTTATGTTCCCCTTTTTCTCCAGACCATCCGCGGCCTGGGGGCTATGGAGACAGGCCTGTTGTCTATGCCCGGTGCCCTGGTCTCGGCGCTGATGATGCCGGTAACCGGCCGCCTTTACGACCGCATCGGCCCTCGTCTGATGGCGGTGACAGGGCTGGTAGTGCTGGCTATAACTACCTATCTCTTTCACTTCTTAGATATTGTTACCCCCGACAGGGTCATCATTACCTGGCTGATCCTGCGTAGCGTAAGCATGTCCTTTGCCTCCATGCCGGCCCAGACGGCGGCCCTGGCGGGGCTGCCGCCCGAGCTGGTGGGCCGGGCTTCGGCCATGACCAATATTATCAACCGGGTGTCGGGCTCTTTTGGGATAGCCATCCTGACCTCGATTTTAAACCACCGTACGGCCCTGCACACCATGCAGCTAGCCAGCCAGGTGACGGCGGACAATCCGGCCGTTGTCACCTTTTTCCAGCGGGTTGATGCTTACCTGGGGGGCGGGATGCCGGCAGCCCAGGTTAAAAGCCTGGCAATCACCTACCTGGCGGGGCTGGTGTCGCGGGCGGCCTTCGTGCGGGGCATAGATGACATCTTTATAGTAATGGCCGGCTTTGCCCTGGCCGGCGTTATTCCGGCCTTCTTCCTTCAGAAGGGGCCTGGTGGTGCCCGACCGGGCTTTGGCGGCGGCGAGTAA
- a CDS encoding efflux RND transporter periplasmic adaptor subunit has product MRMWGKRALALLLAAVLPLGAAGCGTRARASDRVTVKAVAAGKGKLAATVEITGALVPARVANVASKLVGQVLAVKADVGDQVKAGQVLVEIDTKELQAQLQQAEAAVRGVQDQAEQARIGMEAAQVAVANARVALDAAQKYYDRIKALADAGAASQSQLDDARTKLDQAKNGYEAASKQYEVAKKQYETASGSGLAQAQAAVNTIKVNMSNAVITSPITGVVTNRNINPGEIAAPTSPLPLLTVADISTLKLQGTIGQEAVPLLSTGQKVTVTLDALPGREFTGTVTQVGPVAAATGQRFPVEISLANPGELKAGMTARAVFKLTAPEGVLVPLAAVRTDGGQDYVFVVKNGTVERRPVVLGLKNEEQVMVLKGLEAGEQVAVTNVGVLQDGMAVTVE; this is encoded by the coding sequence ATGCGAATGTGGGGGAAAAGGGCGCTTGCCCTTTTGCTTGCCGCTGTCCTGCCTTTGGGCGCCGCCGGTTGCGGCACCAGGGCCAGGGCCAGCGACCGGGTGACTGTTAAAGCCGTGGCCGCCGGCAAGGGGAAGCTGGCGGCCACGGTAGAAATAACCGGCGCCCTGGTGCCGGCGCGGGTGGCCAATGTGGCCAGCAAGCTGGTGGGGCAGGTGCTGGCCGTGAAGGCCGATGTCGGCGACCAGGTTAAGGCCGGTCAGGTCCTGGTGGAGATCGATACCAAAGAACTCCAGGCCCAGCTCCAGCAGGCCGAGGCGGCCGTCCGCGGCGTTCAGGACCAGGCGGAACAGGCACGCATCGGCATGGAGGCGGCGCAGGTAGCCGTAGCCAATGCCAGGGTGGCGCTGGACGCCGCCCAGAAATACTACGACCGCATTAAGGCCCTGGCGGACGCCGGTGCGGCGTCCCAGAGCCAGCTGGACGATGCCCGGACCAAGCTGGACCAGGCAAAGAACGGCTATGAGGCTGCCAGCAAGCAGTACGAGGTGGCCAAAAAGCAGTACGAAACCGCATCCGGCTCCGGCCTGGCCCAGGCCCAGGCGGCGGTGAACACCATTAAAGTGAATATGAGCAATGCCGTCATAACCAGCCCGATCACCGGCGTGGTCACTAACAGGAACATTAATCCCGGCGAAATAGCCGCACCAACGAGCCCCCTGCCCCTGCTGACCGTTGCTGATATATCAACGCTGAAGCTCCAGGGTACTATCGGCCAGGAGGCAGTCCCCCTGCTGTCAACGGGACAGAAAGTGACAGTCACCCTGGACGCCTTGCCGGGCCGGGAGTTCACCGGCACGGTGACCCAGGTAGGCCCGGTGGCGGCGGCTACGGGACAGCGTTTCCCGGTGGAGATCAGCCTGGCCAACCCGGGCGAGCTGAAGGCCGGCATGACGGCCCGGGCCGTATTTAAACTGACGGCCCCGGAGGGCGTCCTTGTGCCCCTTGCTGCCGTACGTACGGACGGCGGCCAGGATTATGTCTTCGTGGTAAAAAACGGTACGGTAGAGCGGCGGCCGGTTGTTCTGGGCCTGAAAAACGAGGAACAGGTGATGGTACTTAAGGGCCTTGAGGCCGGCGAGCAGGTGGCCGTGACCAACGTGGGCGTGCTGCAGGACGGCATGGCCGTGACGGTGGAGTAG
- a CDS encoding MarR family winged helix-turn-helix transcriptional regulator, which translates to MQEIQLLELFSRVYRRLVRRLAPLFQAEGFSGTEILVLWKVQKRGSLRVTELAGHTGIPPSTFTGVLDRLVARGLLERVPDPGDRRGILVRGTPALAELMDRLAAALEGELRRIFNALPEDCRRRLVADLEALNQYLEREEGESHGRA; encoded by the coding sequence TTGCAGGAGATCCAGCTTTTAGAGCTTTTCAGCCGGGTGTACCGGCGGCTGGTGCGGCGGCTGGCGCCGCTGTTCCAGGCGGAAGGTTTTTCCGGGACGGAGATCCTGGTCCTCTGGAAAGTGCAGAAACGGGGTTCTTTGCGGGTGACGGAGCTGGCCGGGCACACCGGCATCCCGCCCAGCACCTTTACCGGCGTCCTGGACCGCTTGGTGGCCCGGGGGCTCCTGGAGCGGGTGCCGGACCCGGGGGACCGCCGCGGCATCCTGGTGCGGGGTACTCCTGCCCTGGCAGAATTGATGGACCGGCTGGCGGCAGCCCTTGAAGGCGAACTGAGGCGTATCTTTAATGCCCTGCCGGAAGACTGCAGGCGGCGATTGGTGGCTGATCTAGAAGCGCTCAATCAATACCTGGAACGGGAAGAAGGGGAAAGTCATGGCCGGGCGTGA